A genomic stretch from Gemmatimonadaceae bacterium includes:
- a CDS encoding translocation/assembly module TamB → MSARQRRYWWAAGIIGALIAGVSIALLWVTGTLNGRRWVLARLVTTIDGAFGGRGHLRVGVLRDISWSGHVRADSVSIVDSAGVPVIHVAHVDGVLSLGALLDRRVHLRALQLEDLRVDLRRDFTGPWNFAYIISGPKSNKPAGPPGFGDDIRIDTLRVSIGTITTIGPWAPNAMFAGATRDSVIAVRDSLHDIIRTPRGLLERRRFAIERLVAHSGIIMQPSHAPSSLMIDSLRGTVSDPPVRISAAAGQVSWTPDSLRLALPQLSLPASHGSAVGRVWWHEPGAVRYDVNITAQAGLSDLTWIWDVLPAVGGGSATVRMRTLESADDAEYALSDLDVASMNSRISGRLNVIVRPADILMHHVDLTFAPIGSDLLRRLSYDAVPAAVNGSVTGRLVATTGGPLRNFLIDRLDAQFTDAVVPGAVSSLRASGAVTMGVAPAARNVMVQAFRADVRSARALAPTLPNIDGIVEGRGRIVAADLRAADVKSLDMTWTDGAGNVSRVTGDARVGYGLRVPTIELALILDPLSMRALARVDTTLGVQSTLAGKVFASGTLDSLAWRATLSADSTSRVALIGTASIQPATWRVSATGDVLAFDTHAWTARADMPQTALTGAVRVSAAGRRDSAALQVDEAHSDVSLRQLEAVNRPAFDVLTSMTLDRQRLRVDSLTVHVGGVTLEAHGALARMTSEPINAASATASLAPSAPDTLEVSARADTLESVRRQLTRLAATLAPLDSVTAASLRAFAADTLQGDASVSGYLFGSLHDLDATLALGARDVQIGAIRVGRIFGSLHAEHVLTRPTFEGVATADAMDGVGAIRIASTEFRVQRANPDSGRLVLDASSANDAHFVVRGGYLRRDGALTIVADSLLFAYDSVTWRSAAPIRIVSDDAGLRIDSLEVRSSARGLLALRADVPMQGAVQGTMHLERFPVGEAAAFALGTRTFSGLLTGDAHLRGSRALPLYDWRIDADSLGVDGSYLPRVVSEGLYTGRRVVAQATITDSAGGRINAEARVPMDLSIATVEKRLLSDAVDADIQADSLRLDALKISVAGVSRVRGVLDGHVALTGTMDRPIGTGTMILSDFSARVDELGIEPNEGRAVVRAAQDSLILESFRMVSGRTSDTVGVRGAMRYALNEPVTISAQIAASNLVLARRRDGTEMVVSGALDARGPLSRPSVGGTVFVPRATLMIDPLSASTALDLTSVTARQYLAPSEVPVVDFAGRSLTRLGRFASVDHVRVDLGNEVWVRTPEATVKLSGGVNLSTKGDALVPEGEITANRGQYQLALGVVNRSFSIDSGRVRFFGDTAIAPSLDISATNVVRLATGDEIPVGVHIGGTIVTPLLTLSSSDPLYASAPESEIISLLIFGAPTFALDGQSQSTVRAVTGVLLPSFGGAVVEGALHKLFPVFNTLQVTTAGGQSSDVNAYSLLDNLSITAGKQLGERTFLRLNTGVCRGTGQTSVRGASLWYGIGVEYRLSRGFMAQMGVDPGSAPCSRLGNDLFPRMQFGFDLFREWIF, encoded by the coding sequence ATGTCCGCGCGTCAGCGCCGGTATTGGTGGGCGGCCGGCATCATCGGTGCCCTGATTGCCGGTGTGTCGATTGCCCTGTTGTGGGTTACCGGCACGCTGAACGGACGTCGATGGGTGCTGGCGCGGCTGGTGACTACCATCGACGGCGCGTTCGGCGGGCGCGGGCACCTGCGGGTGGGTGTGCTGCGCGACATCTCATGGTCAGGTCACGTCCGCGCCGACAGCGTGTCAATCGTCGACTCGGCCGGAGTGCCGGTGATCCACGTCGCCCACGTGGACGGAGTCCTCAGCCTTGGTGCCCTGCTCGACAGGCGCGTGCATCTGCGCGCGCTGCAGCTGGAGGATCTGCGGGTCGATCTGCGACGTGACTTCACGGGCCCGTGGAATTTCGCCTACATCATTTCAGGTCCAAAATCCAACAAGCCTGCAGGACCACCGGGCTTTGGCGATGATATCCGAATCGACACGTTGCGCGTCTCGATCGGCACCATCACGACCATCGGACCCTGGGCGCCGAACGCGATGTTCGCGGGGGCGACGCGCGACAGCGTGATCGCGGTGCGCGACAGCCTGCACGACATCATCCGCACGCCACGTGGATTGCTGGAACGCCGCCGGTTTGCCATTGAGCGGCTGGTAGCGCACAGCGGCATCATCATGCAGCCCAGTCACGCGCCGTCCAGTCTGATGATCGACTCACTGCGTGGCACCGTGTCGGATCCGCCGGTGCGGATCTCGGCGGCGGCCGGTCAGGTGTCGTGGACGCCGGATTCACTCCGTCTCGCGTTGCCGCAACTGTCACTGCCTGCGTCACACGGGAGCGCCGTGGGGCGCGTCTGGTGGCATGAGCCCGGGGCCGTTCGCTATGACGTCAATATCACCGCGCAGGCCGGGTTGTCCGACCTGACGTGGATTTGGGATGTGTTGCCGGCGGTCGGCGGGGGCTCGGCCACGGTGCGTATGCGCACGCTGGAAAGCGCCGATGACGCCGAGTATGCGCTGTCTGATCTCGACGTGGCGTCGATGAACTCGCGCATCAGCGGACGCCTCAATGTGATCGTGCGTCCGGCGGACATCCTGATGCATCACGTGGACCTGACCTTTGCGCCCATTGGCAGCGACCTGCTGCGGCGTCTGAGTTACGACGCGGTTCCCGCTGCCGTAAATGGATCGGTGACCGGCCGGCTGGTGGCGACGACGGGCGGTCCGCTCAGGAACTTCCTCATTGATCGACTGGATGCGCAGTTCACTGACGCGGTGGTCCCGGGTGCCGTGTCGTCACTGCGGGCGTCGGGCGCGGTCACGATGGGCGTGGCACCGGCAGCACGCAATGTGATGGTGCAGGCGTTTCGCGCGGACGTGCGCAGTGCGCGCGCGCTGGCGCCCACCTTGCCCAACATAGATGGAATCGTCGAGGGCCGTGGTCGCATTGTCGCCGCTGATCTGCGCGCCGCCGATGTCAAGTCACTCGACATGACGTGGACCGATGGGGCCGGCAACGTGTCGCGTGTCACCGGGGATGCGCGCGTTGGCTACGGACTCCGCGTGCCCACCATCGAGTTGGCGCTGATCCTGGATCCGCTGTCCATGCGCGCGCTGGCACGGGTGGACACCACCCTTGGCGTCCAGAGTACGCTGGCCGGGAAGGTGTTCGCGTCTGGTACGCTTGATTCGCTGGCGTGGCGGGCAACATTGTCGGCGGACAGCACCAGTCGCGTGGCGCTCATCGGCACGGCGTCCATCCAACCGGCGACGTGGCGCGTGTCCGCGACGGGTGACGTGCTGGCGTTCGACACGCACGCGTGGACCGCGCGCGCGGATATGCCCCAAACGGCGTTGACCGGCGCCGTTCGCGTGAGTGCGGCTGGTCGGCGCGATTCGGCGGCACTGCAGGTGGACGAGGCGCACAGCGACGTCTCCCTGCGGCAGCTCGAAGCCGTCAACCGTCCGGCCTTCGACGTGCTCACCAGCATGACGCTCGATCGCCAACGGCTGCGTGTCGACTCGCTGACGGTGCATGTGGGTGGTGTCACGCTGGAGGCGCACGGCGCGCTGGCGCGCATGACGTCGGAACCCATCAACGCCGCGAGCGCCACCGCGTCGTTGGCTCCATCGGCACCGGACACCCTTGAGGTGTCGGCACGCGCCGACACGCTCGAGTCGGTGCGCCGACAACTTACGCGTCTGGCGGCAACACTGGCGCCCCTCGACAGTGTCACGGCTGCGTCGCTGCGTGCGTTCGCGGCGGATACGCTCCAGGGCGACGCCTCGGTGTCCGGTTATCTGTTCGGTTCACTCCACGATCTCGATGCGACGCTGGCGCTTGGTGCTCGTGACGTGCAGATCGGCGCGATACGAGTGGGGCGCATCTTCGGCTCGCTCCATGCAGAGCACGTGCTGACGCGTCCCACGTTTGAAGGGGTGGCCACGGCTGATGCCATGGATGGCGTTGGCGCCATCCGCATTGCCTCGACAGAGTTCCGCGTCCAGCGCGCGAATCCGGACAGCGGGCGGTTGGTGCTCGATGCCAGTTCCGCCAACGACGCGCATTTCGTAGTGCGTGGTGGCTATCTTCGGCGCGACGGGGCCCTGACCATCGTGGCGGACTCGCTGCTGTTTGCGTACGACAGCGTCACCTGGCGCAGCGCGGCGCCCATTCGCATCGTGAGCGATGACGCGGGGCTGCGCATCGATTCGCTGGAAGTGCGTTCTTCGGCCAGGGGATTGCTGGCACTGCGCGCCGATGTGCCCATGCAAGGTGCGGTGCAGGGGACGATGCACCTGGAGCGGTTTCCGGTGGGCGAGGCGGCGGCCTTCGCTCTGGGGACGCGAACATTCTCCGGGTTGCTGACCGGGGACGCGCATTTGCGAGGCTCACGCGCCTTGCCGCTGTACGATTGGCGCATTGATGCCGACTCGTTGGGCGTTGACGGCTCGTACTTGCCACGCGTGGTGAGTGAAGGCCTCTATACCGGCCGTCGGGTGGTGGCCCAGGCCACCATCACTGACAGTGCCGGCGGTCGGATCAATGCGGAAGCGCGCGTCCCGATGGATCTCTCCATTGCGACGGTCGAGAAGCGATTGCTCAGTGATGCGGTCGATGCGGATATCCAGGCCGATTCCCTGCGCCTTGACGCCTTGAAGATCTCCGTGGCCGGTGTCAGTCGCGTGCGTGGCGTGTTGGACGGCCACGTGGCGCTGACCGGCACCATGGATCGGCCGATTGGAACGGGGACGATGATCCTGTCGGATTTTTCGGCGCGGGTGGACGAGTTGGGGATAGAACCCAACGAAGGGCGCGCGGTGGTGCGCGCGGCGCAGGACTCGCTCATCCTCGAATCCTTCCGCATGGTCAGCGGTCGCACGTCGGATACCGTGGGCGTGCGCGGCGCCATGCGCTATGCGCTCAACGAACCGGTGACGATCAGCGCCCAGATCGCCGCCAGTAACCTGGTCCTCGCGCGTCGCCGCGACGGTACCGAGATGGTGGTGAGTGGAGCACTCGACGCGCGTGGTCCGCTGTCGCGCCCGTCGGTAGGCGGCACGGTGTTCGTGCCGCGGGCCACTTTGATGATTGATCCGCTGAGCGCCAGTACGGCGCTCGACCTCACCTCCGTGACGGCCCGCCAGTACCTCGCGCCAAGCGAAGTGCCGGTGGTCGATTTCGCCGGTCGCTCGTTGACGCGATTGGGCCGTTTCGCGTCGGTCGATCACGTGCGCGTGGATCTCGGCAATGAAGTGTGGGTGCGGACGCCCGAAGCGACGGTCAAACTGTCGGGGGGCGTGAATCTCTCCACGAAAGGCGACGCGTTGGTGCCCGAGGGCGAAATCACTGCCAACCGCGGGCAGTACCAATTGGCGCTCGGGGTGGTGAATCGCAGCTTCAGCATCGATTCCGGACGGGTGCGCTTCTTTGGCGACACCGCCATTGCGCCGTCGTTGGACATCAGCGCCACCAACGTCGTCCGATTGGCTACCGGCGATGAAATTCCGGTTGGGGTCCACATCGGCGGCACCATTGTGACGCCGTTGTTGACGCTCTCGAGCTCAGATCCGCTGTACGCCAGCGCGCCGGAATCGGAAATCATCTCGCTGCTCATCTTCGGGGCGCCGACCTTCGCGCTCGACGGTCAAAGTCAGAGCACCGTGCGCGCCGTCACCGGTGTGCTGCTCCCGTCGTTTGGCGGGGCAGTGGTGGAAGGCGCGCTGCACAAGCTCTTTCCGGTGTTCAATACCCTGCAGGTGACCACGGCGGGCGGCCAGTCGAGCGATGTGAATGCCTACTCCCTGCTGGACAACCTCAGCATCACGGCCGGCAAACAGCTGGGCGAACGGACGTTTCTGCGGCTGAACACCGGGGTCTGTCGGGGGACGGGGCAGACCTCGGTGCGCGGCGCGTCGCTGTGGTATGGGATCGGGGTGGAGTACCGGCTGTCTCGGGGCTTCATGGCCCAAATGGGTGTCGATCCTGGTTCGGCGCCCTGCTCCAGACTGGGGAATGACCTCTTCCCGCGAATGCAATTTGGATTTGATCTCTTCCGCGAGTGGATCTTCTAG
- a CDS encoding PEP-CTERM sorting domain-containing protein, whose protein sequence is MRRFAQLALAITLAVPGTSSAQSAPELGNIKFGGDAGSNGTVGGYQVGPYKAQLKDFSPMLDDVLSPNFSSIWCVDFSHGAPSSSSWDSYYATAFSMNSIGRQGDGDFSRARDVQAKYRQAAWLIEQYYDVGGSTYSSTNVQGTIWKLFGANVSGFTDLAVAQNVTLTRDWFVLSDDVKTSTWSETSNQEFLTWRDRPAQTTVTPEPSTYMLMAAGLLAMGTVSRRRRATAKP, encoded by the coding sequence ATGCGCCGCTTCGCCCAGCTTGCCCTTGCCATCACCTTGGCGGTCCCCGGTACCTCGTCTGCGCAGTCAGCTCCCGAGCTCGGAAACATCAAGTTCGGCGGAGATGCAGGCTCCAATGGGACCGTGGGTGGCTATCAGGTTGGACCGTACAAGGCCCAGCTCAAGGACTTCTCGCCCATGCTCGATGACGTCCTGTCGCCGAACTTCTCATCCATCTGGTGTGTCGACTTCTCGCACGGCGCACCGTCCTCAAGCAGTTGGGACAGCTACTACGCCACGGCGTTTTCGATGAACTCCATCGGCCGTCAGGGTGACGGCGACTTCAGCCGGGCTCGCGACGTACAGGCGAAGTACCGTCAGGCTGCATGGCTGATCGAGCAGTACTACGATGTTGGCGGCTCCACCTATTCGTCGACGAACGTCCAGGGCACTATCTGGAAACTGTTCGGCGCCAATGTCAGCGGCTTCACGGATCTGGCAGTCGCGCAGAATGTCACGCTGACCAGGGACTGGTTCGTGCTCAGCGATGACGTCAAGACCAGCACGTGGTCCGAGACCAGCAATCAGGAGTTCCTCACCTGGCGCGATCGCCCTGCGCAGACCACGGTCACGCCGGAGCCGTCAACGTACATGTTGATGGCGGCCGGACTGCTGGCGATGGGCACGGTGTCTCGTCGCCGCCGCGCGACCGCGAAGCCCTGA
- a CDS encoding AarF/ABC1/UbiB kinase family protein — protein sequence MRDWLRLGVILARVVPLAVSFRRDYRRWIRWGGPVPRSAEFHAARARAVVRGLAELGPTFVKLAQIFSTRADLVAEPYLGALSTLTDQVPPVAWPALRATLERAWGVDPDTVLDALDPVPLAAGSLGQVHRARHLGREVVVKILRPGVEAIVARDVRLARRLVDWMYARFPHHHVLGFRVVLNEFAVHVREEMDFVREGAQCTRMRARFADEPRLRIPEVITELTRHEVLVLEYLPGTRIDALEARIADGSVSALTLVETLIECYARMMLRDGVFHADPHPGNLLVDANGRIILLDFGMVIDVDVTTRKALFDTIIAAVRRDAVATSNGFFALGMVAPGTSPETMQALVAVLLDIAFSESDIAERTRMLAERVMRELFSWPVVLPGELVYFARTAVLIEAVGARYDASFNSIRVASPVVLRLRRELLVALIGDADASDPIVRWAATLGAVAGGAVALLGTARERWASEATQTWTKWREALAAPTQNAPRRPEITEGRS from the coding sequence ATGCGCGACTGGCTTCGCCTTGGCGTGATTCTCGCGCGCGTCGTGCCACTGGCAGTCTCGTTTCGCCGGGACTATCGACGGTGGATTCGATGGGGCGGGCCGGTTCCCCGCTCGGCGGAATTCCATGCGGCGCGAGCACGCGCGGTCGTGCGTGGATTGGCGGAGCTCGGACCAACCTTCGTGAAGCTGGCACAGATTTTCTCGACCCGCGCCGATCTGGTCGCCGAACCGTACCTTGGCGCGCTCAGCACGTTGACCGATCAAGTGCCGCCGGTGGCCTGGCCGGCGCTGCGTGCGACGCTCGAGCGGGCTTGGGGTGTTGATCCGGACACGGTGCTCGACGCCCTCGATCCCGTGCCGCTCGCCGCCGGTTCGCTGGGCCAGGTGCATCGGGCCCGCCATCTCGGTCGAGAGGTGGTGGTGAAGATCCTGCGACCCGGCGTGGAAGCCATCGTGGCGCGCGACGTACGGCTGGCGCGACGCCTCGTGGACTGGATGTATGCGCGCTTCCCGCATCACCACGTCCTCGGTTTTCGCGTGGTGTTGAACGAGTTTGCCGTGCACGTGCGCGAAGAGATGGATTTCGTGCGGGAAGGTGCCCAATGCACGCGCATGCGCGCGCGCTTTGCCGACGAACCCCGGTTGCGAATCCCGGAGGTCATCACGGAACTCACCCGCCACGAGGTGCTGGTCCTCGAATATCTCCCGGGAACCCGAATCGACGCGCTGGAAGCGCGCATCGCCGATGGGTCGGTGTCCGCGCTGACGCTCGTGGAGACGCTCATCGAATGCTACGCCCGCATGATGCTCCGCGACGGAGTGTTTCACGCCGACCCGCACCCGGGCAACCTGCTGGTTGACGCCAACGGACGTATCATCCTGCTCGACTTCGGCATGGTGATTGATGTGGACGTCACCACGCGCAAGGCGCTGTTCGACACCATCATCGCGGCCGTGCGGCGCGATGCGGTGGCGACGTCGAACGGCTTCTTTGCACTGGGCATGGTCGCGCCGGGCACCTCGCCCGAGACCATGCAGGCGTTGGTGGCGGTGCTGCTCGACATCGCGTTCAGCGAGTCGGATATCGCCGAGCGCACGCGCATGCTCGCCGAGCGGGTCATGCGGGAGCTGTTCTCGTGGCCGGTGGTGCTGCCGGGCGAACTGGTGTACTTCGCACGAACCGCCGTGCTGATCGAGGCAGTTGGCGCCCGCTACGATGCCAGCTTCAACAGCATCCGGGTGGCCTCGCCGGTCGTGCTGCGATTGCGACGTGAACTATTGGTCGCGCTCATTGGTGATGCCGATGCGTCAGATCCGATTGTCCGTTGGGCCGCGACATTGGGCGCGGTGGCAGGTGGCGCCGTGGCCCTGTTGGGAACGGCCCGCGAACGGTGGGCCAGTGAAGCCACCCAAACATGGACGAAATGGCGGGAGGCGTTGGCGGCCCCCACGCAAAACGCCCCTCGGCGACCAGAGATCACCGAGGGGCGAAGCTGA
- a CDS encoding SDR family NAD(P)-dependent oxidoreductase, whose protein sequence is MITGASDGIGRAAVHAFAAAGARVIMVGRNEAKTVAAARAIMGETGSRRVDWEIADLSRQEAVRDLALRLRQRAPRIDVLVNNAGAVFLERELTAEGFERTFALNHLAYFSLTLLLLESLSSAASPGHPSRVVCVASRAHRDAHLRVDDLQSERGYAGWRAYANSKLANVLFARALATRLDPARIVVHAMHPGVVSTRFGVNNGRRGRLMRRIMDVVSIGPDAGADTLVWLSTADAPGHSSGDYWVKRARIDPSEAALDDTLGQSLWVHSAALSHLDPDALIAASGAARAK, encoded by the coding sequence GTGATCACCGGTGCCAGCGATGGTATCGGCCGTGCGGCCGTGCACGCGTTCGCCGCGGCTGGCGCTCGGGTCATCATGGTCGGGCGTAACGAGGCCAAGACCGTCGCCGCCGCGCGCGCCATCATGGGTGAAACCGGCAGCCGCCGCGTCGATTGGGAGATTGCCGACCTGTCCCGCCAGGAAGCTGTTCGTGATCTGGCCCTGCGACTGCGTCAACGCGCACCGCGCATCGACGTGCTGGTCAACAACGCCGGGGCCGTGTTTCTCGAGCGGGAACTCACCGCAGAGGGATTCGAGCGAACGTTTGCGCTCAATCACCTCGCCTATTTCTCGCTCACGCTCCTGCTCCTCGAATCCCTGTCATCCGCCGCGTCGCCCGGACACCCGTCACGGGTGGTGTGCGTGGCCAGTCGGGCGCATCGGGACGCGCACTTGCGAGTCGATGACCTGCAGAGCGAACGCGGGTATGCCGGGTGGCGCGCGTATGCGAACTCCAAGCTGGCCAACGTGCTGTTCGCGCGCGCGCTCGCCACGCGTCTCGATCCGGCCCGGATCGTCGTGCATGCCATGCATCCCGGCGTGGTGTCAACCCGTTTCGGCGTGAACAACGGCCGGCGCGGGCGATTGATGCGGCGCATCATGGATGTCGTATCCATCGGACCGGACGCCGGCGCCGACACGCTCGTCTGGCTGTCCACCGCCGACGCGCCCGGCCACTCCAGCGGCGACTACTGGGTAAAACGCGCTCGCATTGATCCCTCTGAGGCGGCGCTCGATGACACACTCGGTCAATCGCTCTGGGTGCACAGCGCCGCCCTGTCGCATCTCGATCCCGACGCGCTGATTGCCGCGTCGGGCGCTGCGCGCGCGAAGTGA
- the deoC gene encoding deoxyribose-phosphate aldolase — MTVTPLHGARPARRADSTGHGPTAAGGSNPRSVDDAPARNPGSALDLAFVRSIRINRSAVERRVATLSGRRTVKKDWQAAWLLRAISCMDLTTLSGDDTAGNVRRLCAKARHPLREDLVSALGVADLNLTVGAVCVYHAYVATAVDALRGSGVPVAAVSTGFPAGLSPMETRLAEIHASVAAGAAEIDVVITRAHVLTGNWQALYDEVRAFRDACSDAHLKTILGVGELATLTNVARASLVAMMAGSDFIKTSTGKEPTNATLPVGLVMTRMIREYGAREGHEVGFKPAGGIRSAKQALDWLILMKEELGDRWLRPHLFRFGASGLLTDIERQLEHFVTGRYAASHRMPMV; from the coding sequence ATGACAGTCACTCCCTTGCACGGTGCTCGACCCGCCAGACGGGCCGATTCAACGGGTCACGGTCCCACCGCCGCCGGGGGGTCGAACCCTCGTTCGGTTGACGACGCGCCCGCTCGTAACCCGGGCTCGGCGCTCGATCTCGCTTTCGTGCGCTCTATCCGCATCAACCGAAGTGCCGTGGAACGACGCGTGGCAACCCTGTCTGGGCGCCGCACGGTGAAAAAGGACTGGCAAGCCGCTTGGTTGCTGCGGGCCATCAGTTGCATGGACCTCACCACCCTCTCGGGAGACGATACTGCGGGCAATGTCCGGCGGCTGTGCGCCAAGGCTCGCCATCCACTTCGAGAAGATCTGGTCAGCGCGCTGGGCGTTGCCGACCTCAATCTGACGGTGGGGGCCGTGTGCGTGTATCACGCGTATGTCGCAACCGCCGTCGACGCGCTGCGCGGGTCCGGCGTGCCGGTCGCGGCGGTGTCCACCGGATTCCCGGCCGGGCTATCGCCGATGGAAACCCGTTTGGCGGAAATTCACGCGTCGGTGGCCGCCGGTGCTGCGGAAATCGACGTGGTGATCACGCGCGCGCATGTGCTCACGGGGAATTGGCAGGCATTGTACGATGAAGTTCGGGCGTTCCGCGACGCCTGCAGCGACGCGCACCTCAAGACGATTCTTGGCGTGGGTGAACTGGCGACACTCACCAACGTGGCCCGAGCGAGTCTGGTGGCCATGATGGCCGGTTCCGATTTCATCAAGACCAGCACGGGCAAGGAGCCGACCAACGCGACGCTTCCCGTGGGCCTGGTGATGACGCGCATGATTCGCGAATACGGCGCGCGAGAAGGCCATGAAGTGGGATTCAAGCCGGCCGGTGGTATTCGCTCGGCCAAGCAGGCGCTTGACTGGCTGATTCTCATGAAGGAAGAACTGGGCGATCGGTGGTTGCGTCCGCACCTGTTTCGCTTCGGCGCGAGTGGACTGCTCACCGATATCGAGCGTCAGCTGGAACACTTCGTGACCGGCCGCTATGCGGCGTCACATCGCATGCCCATGGTGTGA